CGGTGGACAACACCAACTACCGGACGCACGACAAGCACGTGGTCACCTTCCACAGGTACTTCTCCCCGGCGGAGACGGAGCTTTGGGTGGGAGTCGGCGGTAAGGCCACCGACACCGAACCGGGCTCCGACGCGCGCAAAGGTACACTTGGCTTGAAAAACATCAAGCTCAAATGGGTGAAAGACATCAACCCGTAGCCTGACAGCGCTTTTTGAACAAAGACCGCCCCCCGCCCCGTCATCAAACCAGGCGGGGCGGCTTTTTTATTTTTATCCCTCGCGCATGACACGCCGCATTTTGTCATCCCGGAAGCCGCCAGCGGCGGCTATCCGGGATCGCGGCTTTGCATGGAACTGGCATGCAAACAACCGTCCATTGGTTCATCAAAGGCAATAGTGATTTGACGTATTTTTATCCGGGGATCAACCATGGCATTGACAACGGCCTCCCGGGATTTTATATTAGACAAGACGATATGAAACCCTTGATTTTAAAGGGTTTTAATAAACGTATAACTAGGAGGCTTGTTTTTAATGAACACATTCCGGACCGCGGCCCTGCTCACGGCGCTCACTTTGATCTTTGTTTTCGGAGGAGCGGCCCTGGGGGGAAAGAGCGGAATGATAATGGCGTTCATCCTCGCGCTGGGGATGAACTTTTTCTCTTATTTCTACAGCGACAAGCTTGTGCTCAACATGTACGGCGCAAAGGAGATCAGCGAGGCGGAGGCCGGCTGGCTGTACCAGACCATCCGCGAGCTGACCTCCAAGGCGGGCATCCCCATGCCCAAGGTGTACATGATACCGACCGACCAGCCCAACGCATTCGCCACCGGGCGAAATCCCGGGCACGCCGCCGTGGCGGTGACGCAGGGGATCATGCGCACCCTGAACAGGGAACAGCTTGCCGGGGTTCTGGCGCACGAGATCGCGCACATCAAGAACAGGGACATCCTGATAGGCACGCTGGCCGCCACCATGGCCGGGGCCATATCCATGATTGCCAACATGGCCCAGTGGGCGCTGATGTTCGGCGGCCACAACCGGGACGAC
This window of the Nitrospinota bacterium genome carries:
- the htpX gene encoding zinc metalloprotease HtpX encodes the protein MNTFRTAALLTALTLIFVFGGAALGGKSGMIMAFILALGMNFFSYFYSDKLVLNMYGAKEISEAEAGWLYQTIRELTSKAGIPMPKVYMIPTDQPNAFATGRNPGHAAVAVTQGIMRTLNREQLAGVLAHEIAHIKNRDILIGTLAATMAGAISMIANMAQWALMFGGHNRDDGEGTHPIVAVVMMLVAPIAAMLVQMAISRQREYLADRTGAELTRNPEGLAGALIKIHEAAAFTPMNAEPATAHLFIMSPLTGQDFATLFSTHPPVEKRVEALRNLHFFS